One genomic segment of Arcobacter porcinus includes these proteins:
- the ppk2 gene encoding polyphosphate kinase 2, with amino-acid sequence MTLSDFDITNHSGLYVSKEPHPTFGKKYIARFQYDKKRYVKVLGYEKRDKITLKDAIVLIENFRTSIMKNVDNLNSKEEEKKPVIKTTNKSSNEELKKLKDENSFLKSILKDYKKLNHDILVDGIQKIYDLQDLKPYQIELIKLQDWLEKVNKRMIIIFEGRDASGKGGAIRRITRYMNNKHYRIVALGKPTETQRNQWFMQRYVEHFPTGGEIVLFDRSWYNRAMVEPVFGFCTQEEHEIFMEDIVNFEQDLVRQGMILIKLYFSVSKEEQKRRFDRRVNDPLRQWKFSEVDMQAQDLWDEFSEKKYEMLKRTSSRSAPWHIVRSDDKHLSRLEALKIILNSVDYDGRNFALNFEANENVNISVQKELLQMRKSKDY; translated from the coding sequence ATGACTTTAAGTGACTTTGATATAACAAATCATAGTGGACTATATGTTTCAAAAGAGCCACATCCAACTTTTGGAAAAAAATATATAGCAAGATTTCAATATGATAAAAAAAGATATGTCAAAGTTTTAGGATATGAAAAAAGAGATAAAATCACTTTAAAAGATGCGATAGTTTTAATAGAAAATTTTAGAACTAGTATTATGAAAAATGTTGATAACTTAAATTCAAAAGAAGAAGAGAAAAAACCTGTAATAAAAACTACAAATAAGAGCTCTAATGAAGAATTAAAAAAACTAAAAGATGAAAATAGTTTTTTAAAATCTATTTTAAAAGATTATAAGAAATTAAATCATGATATTTTAGTTGATGGTATTCAAAAAATATATGATCTTCAAGATTTAAAACCTTATCAAATTGAGTTAATAAAACTTCAAGATTGGCTTGAGAAAGTAAATAAAAGAATGATTATTATCTTTGAAGGAAGAGATGCTTCTGGAAAAGGTGGAGCAATAAGAAGAATTACTAGATATATGAATAATAAACATTATAGGATAGTGGCTCTTGGAAAACCAACAGAAACACAAAGAAATCAATGGTTTATGCAAAGATATGTAGAACACTTTCCAACAGGTGGAGAGATAGTATTATTTGATAGATCTTGGTACAACAGAGCAATGGTTGAACCTGTTTTTGGTTTTTGTACACAAGAAGAACATGAAATATTTATGGAAGATATTGTAAATTTTGAACAAGATTTAGTAAGACAAGGAATGATACTAATTAAATTATATTTTTCTGTTTCTAAAGAGGAACAAAAAAGAAGATTTGATAGAAGAGTAAATGACCCATTAAGACAGTGGAAATTCTCTGAAGTTGATATGCAAGCTCAAGATTTATGGGATGAATTTTCAGAGAAGAAATATGAGATGCTAAAAAGGACTAGTTCAAGAAGTGCTCCTTGGCATATTGTAAGGAGTGATGATAAGCATCTATCAAGATTGGAAGCTTTAAAAATTATTTTAAATTCTGTTGATTATGATGGAAGAAATTTTGCTTTAAATTTTGAAGCAAATGAGAATGTGAATATCTCTGTACAAAAAGAGCTGCTACAAATGAGAAAGTCAAAAGATTATTAA
- the ppk2 gene encoding polyphosphate kinase 2, translating into MGHDRSLIKHTFEEDIVIDTEEDIEHGKNKNRVKKDLKEKVEDGETKVQVWVKKDTLDYQKKLTKLQIELLKLQSFVKEKGLKVLIIFEGRDAAGKGGTIKRVTEHLNPRGARVVALEKPNDQERTQWYFQRYANHLPSAGEMVLFDRSWYNRAGVEPVMGFCTKEEHLQFLKDVPLFEKMLVESGITLFKFYFSVSKKEQEKRFKKREKDPLKQYKLSPIDKEAQNVWDKYTVAKYSMLMASHTPVSPWTIVKSDNKKRARINCIRHILNTINYDKKTKEDIFKIDRDIIISGAVEIENMEQSHEISRVDR; encoded by the coding sequence ATGGGACATGACAGAAGCCTTATAAAACATACTTTTGAAGAAGATATTGTAATAGATACAGAAGAAGATATTGAACATGGTAAAAACAAAAATAGAGTAAAAAAAGATCTTAAAGAAAAAGTTGAAGATGGAGAGACTAAAGTTCAGGTTTGGGTTAAAAAAGATACATTAGATTATCAAAAAAAGCTTACTAAATTACAAATTGAGTTATTAAAACTCCAAAGTTTTGTAAAAGAGAAAGGGCTTAAAGTTCTAATCATTTTTGAAGGAAGAGATGCAGCTGGAAAAGGTGGAACTATAAAAAGAGTTACAGAACATTTGAATCCAAGGGGAGCTAGAGTTGTTGCTCTTGAGAAACCAAATGATCAAGAAAGAACTCAATGGTATTTTCAAAGATATGCAAATCATCTTCCAAGTGCAGGAGAGATGGTTTTATTTGATAGATCTTGGTATAACAGAGCTGGAGTTGAACCAGTTATGGGATTTTGTACAAAAGAGGAGCATTTACAATTTTTAAAAGATGTCCCTTTATTTGAAAAAATGCTTGTAGAATCTGGAATAACTCTATTCAAATTTTATTTTTCAGTTTCAAAAAAAGAGCAAGAGAAAAGATTTAAAAAAAGGGAAAAAGACCCTTTAAAACAGTATAAGTTATCACCAATTGATAAAGAAGCACAAAATGTTTGGGATAAATATACAGTAGCAAAATACTCTATGCTTATGGCTTCTCATACTCCTGTTTCTCCATGGACTATTGTTAAAAGTGATAATAAAAAAAGAGCTAGAATAAATTGTATAAGACATATTTTAAATACAATTAATTATGATAAAAAGACAAAAGAAGATATTTTCAAAATAGATAGAGATATTATCATAAGTGGAGCAGTTGAAATTGAAAATATGGAACAAAGTCATGAAATATCGAGGGTAGATAGATGA
- the nspC gene encoding carboxynorspermidine decarboxylase, giving the protein MEKDYKIVKSFEELPSPAFVCEEELLEKNLKLLKYVQDETGVNILLALKGFAMHSTFELCKKYLKGCCASGLHEAILAKEEFGLEVHTYSPGFKDEEIDEIISLSNHLVFNSINQINRFKDKAFGKVSMGLRINPEYSSVEVDLYNPCAPYSRMGTTKANFDESVLEVLEGLHFHALCEQNVDALKGALEKFEENFSQYFSKLKWVNFGGGHHITRADYDVDGLIRLLKEFKAKYPHLEVYMEPGEAIGWQTGYLVATVLDVFENGMNLAILDTSAEAHMPDTLAMPYRAMIRNSGVANEKQYTYRLGGNTCLSGDIIGDYSFDKALEVGDKIILEDMIHYTMVKTTTFNGIKLPSIVLKTKENFYKIIKNFGYNDYSSRLS; this is encoded by the coding sequence ATGGAAAAAGATTATAAAATAGTTAAAAGTTTTGAAGAGTTACCAAGCCCAGCTTTTGTTTGTGAAGAGGAACTTTTAGAAAAAAACTTAAAGCTTTTAAAATATGTTCAAGATGAAACAGGAGTTAATATTCTTCTAGCATTAAAAGGTTTTGCTATGCATTCAACTTTTGAACTTTGTAAAAAGTATTTAAAAGGTTGTTGTGCATCAGGACTTCATGAAGCAATATTGGCAAAAGAAGAATTTGGATTAGAAGTTCATACATATAGTCCAGGTTTTAAAGATGAAGAGATAGACGAAATTATCTCTTTATCAAATCATCTTGTATTTAATTCAATAAATCAAATTAATAGATTTAAAGATAAAGCTTTTGGAAAAGTATCAATGGGATTAAGAATAAATCCTGAATATTCGAGTGTAGAAGTTGATTTATATAATCCTTGTGCACCATATTCAAGAATGGGTACTACAAAAGCAAATTTTGATGAAAGTGTTCTTGAAGTTTTAGAAGGATTACATTTTCATGCTCTTTGTGAACAAAATGTAGATGCTTTAAAAGGAGCATTAGAAAAATTTGAAGAGAATTTCTCACAATATTTTTCAAAATTAAAATGGGTAAACTTTGGTGGAGGACATCATATTACAAGAGCTGATTATGATGTTGATGGATTGATTAGATTATTAAAAGAGTTTAAAGCGAAATATCCACATTTAGAAGTTTATATGGAACCAGGAGAAGCTATTGGATGGCAAACTGGATATTTAGTTGCAACAGTTTTAGATGTATTTGAAAATGGAATGAATTTAGCTATTCTTGATACAAGTGCAGAAGCACATATGCCAGACACTTTGGCTATGCCTTATCGTGCAATGATAAGAAATAGTGGAGTTGCAAATGAAAAACAATATACATATAGATTAGGTGGAAACACTTGTTTATCAGGAGATATCATTGGTGATTACTCTTTTGATAAAGCATTAGAAGTTGGAGATAAAATTATTTTAGAAGATATGATACATTATACGATGGTTAAGACAACTACTTTTAATGGAATAAAGTTACCTTCAATAGTTTTAAAAACTAAAGAAAATTTTTATAAAATAATAAAAAACTTTGGATATAATGATTATTCGTCAAGATTATCTTAA
- a CDS encoding saccharopine dehydrogenase family protein: protein MSKKGILIIGAGGVSQVATVKCAMNIDTFEKITLASRTLSKCDAIAEYILKNQGVKIETAQVDADSVDELVKLIEKVNPKLVLNVALPYQDLTIMDACTKCKVDYVDTANYEHPDEAKFEYKEQWARDKQFKDAGIMALLGSGFDPGVTGVFCAYAQQKLFDEIHYIDIMDCNAGDHGYPFATNFNPEINLREVSANGRYWEDGKWIETKPLEIRVDHHYPEIGVKPSYLLYHEELESLSKNIKGLKRIRFFMTFGDSYIQHMNCLQNVGMLGIEPVEHKGQQIIPIEFLKTLLPDPASLGPRTVGKTNIGCIIEGIKDGKPRKVYIYNICDHQECYKETGAQAVSYTTGVPAMIGSKMLYKEIWKDKGVFNIEEFDAQPFMDELMTQGLPWKILELDAK, encoded by the coding sequence ATGAGCAAAAAAGGGATTTTGATAATTGGGGCTGGTGGAGTTAGTCAAGTTGCAACTGTTAAGTGTGCTATGAATATTGATACTTTTGAAAAAATTACATTGGCTTCTAGAACTCTTAGCAAATGTGATGCAATAGCTGAATATATTTTAAAAAATCAAGGTGTAAAAATTGAAACAGCACAAGTAGATGCAGATAGCGTTGATGAACTTGTAAAACTTATAGAAAAAGTTAATCCAAAACTAGTTTTAAATGTTGCTTTACCTTATCAAGATCTTACAATAATGGATGCTTGTACAAAATGTAAAGTTGATTATGTAGATACTGCAAACTATGAACATCCAGATGAAGCAAAATTTGAATATAAAGAGCAATGGGCAAGAGATAAACAATTCAAAGATGCTGGAATTATGGCACTTTTAGGTTCAGGTTTTGATCCAGGAGTTACAGGAGTATTTTGTGCATATGCACAACAAAAACTTTTTGATGAGATCCATTATATAGATATTATGGATTGTAATGCTGGTGATCATGGATACCCATTTGCTACAAATTTTAATCCAGAGATTAATCTAAGAGAAGTTTCTGCAAATGGAAGATATTGGGAAGATGGAAAATGGATAGAGACAAAACCTTTAGAAATAAGAGTTGATCATCATTATCCAGAAATAGGTGTAAAACCTTCTTATTTACTATATCACGAAGAGCTTGAATCATTATCAAAAAATATTAAAGGATTAAAAAGAATTAGATTCTTTATGACATTTGGTGATTCATATATTCAACATATGAATTGTCTTCAAAATGTTGGAATGCTTGGAATTGAACCAGTAGAGCACAAAGGTCAACAAATTATACCAATTGAATTTTTGAAAACTTTACTTCCTGATCCAGCTAGTCTTGGACCAAGAACAGTTGGAAAAACAAATATTGGTTGTATTATTGAAGGTATTAAAGATGGTAAACCAAGAAAAGTTTATATTTATAATATTTGTGATCATCAAGAGTGTTACAAAGAAACAGGTGCTCAAGCTGTAAGTTATACAACAGGAGTTCCAGCTATGATTGGTTCAAAAATGTTGTATAAAGAGATATGGAAAGATAAAGGTGTATTTAATATAGAAGAGTTTGATGCACAACCATTTATGGATGAACTTATGACTCAAGGATTACCTTGGAAAATATTAGAGTTAGATGCTAAATAA